The Candidatus Atribacteria bacterium ADurb.Bin276 genome segment GAAAGGGAACTCCATAAGTTGGGTGATGTCCCCACATAAATTGATATTCTTCATCGGCTTCATTTTGTATAATCTCTTCAAACTCCAGGATGGATTCATTAGATTTGAGAGTTATATACTTTTTCACCAATAAAGGTGCCCTTTTCATTCTGACCTGGAATAAAACTTTGACCTCATAGGGTGTATCGGTAATAATCTCATATTTCCAGGGCAATAAAACTAATTCCCCATGAAAACCCATAGCAGCTCCTTTGTAGTTTGAAGGAGTACTTATATTTGGAATAAGTTCCTGCCAACCACCTTCGTAAGTATCCATATAATTTCCCTCATCAAAACTCTTGGTTGGCAGGTTAGGATTCATTGTGTTTATTTCGAGTGGGCTTCGCCACATAAAATCAATATCCAGGGGTTTATAAAGCAGTTCAAAAATATCAGTCCCTTTATCGACTAAAATACCAATTCGCAATTTCTCATTTTCAATAATGAGGGTTTTAAAACCATTCCAATATATTTCCTGTACCCGACAACCGTAATTACGGTTGTAGTGATAAAAATTGTTATAGTCTGGTTTCTCCATTTACTTAAACCCCACTCGTCACAAGTTGATAGTCTATTCAAAGCCTGTAAAGCATTTCACCTTTTCTTTATGGTTAGTTGATTGAATTCGATCAATATTTTCCATATTCGAGACCGGCTTCAGCAAAAGCCTGGATATTCTCATAGGGTGTTCCATCGAAGAAAAAGTCGCTGGTACAGAGAATCCAGTTTCCACGTGGTTTTACTTTGTCGAGCAACCATTTGACTTTTTCTTTAATTTCCTGGGGTGATGCCTGACGGAGGAATTCAACCTGATCGATATTTCCCCGAAGAGCCATATTGGGACGAATAATCCGCAGGGCATCATCAAGATTGACATCTCCAAATGGAGGAGTTGTTACATATCCCCAAACATCGATATCCAGGTCATTATATAAATGCATGATTTTTTGAGCATCTCCACAGTTGTGATATACCACGAAAGCTCCGGCTTCATGAATCTGTCGGCAAAGTCGATTTTCGTATTCCATGACATATTCTTGGAAAAAACGAGGCCCCACTCCGCTGGTAGCTAAATTTCCACCGATTTCTATTGAATCGGAACCAGCTGCAATCACTTCCTTTAAATGATTTATATTCCAGTCTAGGAAAAAATCCATCATGGCACGGTAAAATCCCTCATCCACCACCGGATCCATCATCATATCTTCTAATTTTCGGAATTGATTCAGAGTGTTAAAAGCACCATGGGTGGCAACG includes the following:
- a CDS encoding methylcobalamin:coenzyme M methyltransferase, whose product is MKARERLITTFQGNKADRVPVSPFIFLNNIYEMFQYKPDIDHFLSPQDFDVAEKFVAYHDYFGFDVLFSPGLLWDSYIPETSDNWEVTITKEGDADSQLRTTLVKTPDGNLTQVMRFNRSSTYMVVLAVEKYIIENKQDFEIFAKYAPPAQFIDYELISKARKVVNDKGLINVATHGAFNTLNQFRKLEDMMMDPVVDEGFYRAMMDFFLDWNINHLKEVIAAGSDSIEIGGNLATSGVGPRFFQEYVMEYENRLCRQIHEAGAFVVYHNCGDAQKIMHLYNDLDIDVWGYVTTPPFGDVNLDDALRIIRPNMALRGNIDQVEFLRQASPQEIKEKVKWLLDKVKPRGNWILCTSDFFFDGTPYENIQAFAEAGLEYGKY